GCAGGCCACAAACACAATGCCTCGGTGTGACCTGAAAGGTGGCATTGTTGCCAGTAATAACCTCTGTGTTTCTAAGGGCTGCCTCAGGGCAGCTAGTCTTGTGCAAAACCCCTTATTAATGAGCAGCCCCGGCTGCAGTGTTGACAGTGGAGATAGAGGAGGCCCTCTGTGAGTCATTTCCCCGAGACTCAAGACAGGGATCACCCATCGGCTCAGAGCATGGTCGGCCTTGCCTTCCTGAGGACTCCCGCTTTGGAGCAAAGCACACAGGGTGGAAGTGGGTGTCCTGGGACAGAGACCAGCTTCTCCCTGGGAACCTGGAGAGTGGTTTAGCCCAGTGCCTTTGTCTTCCATCTCCTGGTGGTTGGAAGGATTGTGTGTGGTCTCTGAAACATCTCTGCTGTACAGAGGTATCCAGGCTGGACTTTTTCCTCCGCTCTGGGAAATGTGCTTTGCCTAGTATAAGAatgttctttccatttcctgtgtgtgctttcttctcttgtaagtgtgaaaaaaaaatgatgctgtcTCCTTGAAGATAGATTTTACCACCAACAAAGCccatttcttccatttccttagaAAGTCTGGGAAATGACAGCTAAAGAGGTAGCTCAGTCCGTAAAGGGCCGAGCATGCAAACAAAAATACCTGAGCGCAGATTCTCAGCACCCAGGCAAGATGCTGGGCACAATGCTGTGCATTTGTACTCCTaatgtttgggaggcagagacagcgaTTCTTGCCTAATTAGTGAACTTCATCTCtcaatgagagagcctgtctcaaaaactaatgtGGAGATGGAAAGAGGAAGATATCTGATATTGGCCTGTGAcctctgtgcacacatgcattgtgcacacacagaaaataatggAGACGAGTGAGCACCCAGATTGCTGCTCCCTGCCTTTGTGTGGCTCTTCTGTAGCAGGTAGCTATCTTGTTAGAGGTGACTTTGGAGCCAGAAGCCAAGTTAATCTATCACACATGGCCAAGTGACACCATGGTATAAGACTGTGTGACCTCTTTGTATACCAAAATGTGAAAATCAGCACTTCAGCTGAATTATCCATTCAGAAATGAGCTAacatttcctgtttatttctcctttctagaCCAATTGTCGGCATCTTATCCTCAAATTTAGAAGATGCGTGCCTAGTATCATTTTAGGTATCCAGAAATGGCCCACCAAATAGATGCCTCCAGTGCAACCTGGGGGTTCATTAGATTCATTAATTCATCGTGGTCAATAAACACTTTGAAGTCCTTTTATGGAAGGAGCCACCTAAATCCAAAGTGCTACTATAATCAGGTCTAATGAGGCCAATGGTTTAAAGAGAGGCctttaaatcacatataaagcTCCTCTGCCAATCATTGGTACAGGACAAAAGTAGACGAGGCAGGCGAGTCTGGGTGCTCCTGTTTAAAAGCTTCCTTCTTGGTGGTGGAGCCACACTGAGGTCTGCTCAGTTGAATGAAGCCAGAGGCACAGCGAGCCCCTGCCTGATGGATTCTCCAACTGTCATCACTGTGTTATAGGACATATTATTGTAAAGGCCACCACTCTGTGAAGTCTTAACCTGCAGGCTGCTGCCACTAAAGGCATCTTCAAAGACAGGAGAGTTTTCTCTGGGAGGTTGCAAAGGAGGTAAGTGCTAGCTTTCTTGTATTTTGTGAAGCACAGAAGATTCTTTATAAACAAAACCAAGGGAAGAACCTGTTTGGGAAGAGACAGAATACAGCAAACCTCTGCTAGGTGTATGTGGGGTAATGTGTGGCAGATGTGGTATCGGCGTGATACTGGATTGGAGTTAACTGGGAGTTATGCTGTAAGAGAGTGCTCTATCAACTCACATGCTTGAGGCTGCAGGAATGCTGGGGTGGAACTGGAAAACAGACGTTGAATTGGAAATAATTCTaagctttttaatttattttttttttaaatcagagaaacttcctgttaagaaactttttaaaattaatctgtttctattTCAAACCAGAGCAGGTCCCAAAGGATAAGAGTCCCCACCATGGTACCCTCGGCGGTGTTCTGGGGACTTGTCGCCCTCATTGGTAAGTAGTGGATTGGCATTTTCCTTTATCCTCAGGGTGTCTGTCTTCTGGCGTAGTCAGAAAGAACAATGATCATATAGAAGAGTGGGTTCTCCTGACCCACTCAGCCATTAACCAGTTGcttataattttctttgcttttctttgtgtgtgtccatatatgtgtgtaaatatgtgtacgtgtgtgtgtgtgtgtgtgtgtgtgtgtgtgtgtgcactgagcGTATGCTCTCACATGCACAGAGGGAAAGTTCAGAATTGACATCAAGTATCTTCCTCAATAATTAATTCTCCACCTTTttccccctcaagacagggtttctctgtgtagccctggctgtcttggagcttgctctgtagaccaggctggcctcaaactcacagagattcacttgtctctgcctctcgagtgctgggattaaaggcgtgcaccaccagcacccgtctttttttttttttttttttttttttttttttttttttgagacagggcctctcactgaacctggagtttatgATCTGGCTGTCAAGCTAGCTTAATAAGTGCagcaactgagccacctccctagccctGACCAACTGCTTATTTTTAAGAGTATCTTCTGCTCGCTAAGATATTAATGGGAATTTAAAGTAATTAAGTACTAATTGGTCTATGTATTCTCTGACAATGCACCTACTtggctggggtttttgtttgtttgtttgattgattgattttttttttctgcgacagggtttctctgtgtagctttggcgccttccctggatctcgctctgtagaccaggctagccctgaactcacagagatcctcctgcctctgcctcccgagtgctgggattaaaggcatgtgccaccaatgcccggcttgGCTGGGTTTCTTATAAAGAGGGGTATGGCACATGAAGAGAAAATTCTCGATGCCAGGTAGTGAATAAGAGTTATTAGATGAGTGTATGGAGAGGGAAAATCCATTAATGTGGGAGTTTAGAATGAAAAGTTCACCTCTGTCTAGGAAGTTCAGACCTAAGAGCCTTTGGGGGAGATCATGAAATGAGTGAATGATGCGTGGGGATTTACTATGAGAAAGGAAGAGCTTGCTGGATGGAAGCAATGACTTAGAAAAATCACAGTGTTGAGATGGAGTGTTTGGGATAAAGTGAGCTGGTTGGTAAGGCCAGAACAgaagatttcttttaatttttttttacaattactttgttttatgtgtataagtgttttgtctgcatgtatatatctgTGCGCCATGAGCATGCCTGtgtaggacagaagagggcattagataccCAAAACTGTAATTGCAGGTGGTTAGGAaccactgtgtgagtgctgggaattgaaccctggtcctggaGAAGGTTAGTGGGACAGTAAGGGACCTTGAACAAGAAGaggtgaaccaggcatggtggctcatacctataatcctagcactcaggaggctgatgcaaaagaattgccacaagtttgaaATTAGCCCAGGCTtcatagtgacttccaggctagcctgggctacagagtgagaattTATGTCAAAAAAAGATAGAtggcaggaaaggcgcaaagctacacagagaaaccctgtctcgaaaaacccaaaaaaaaaaaaaaagatagatggatggatggatagatagatagatagatagatagatagatagatagatagatagatagatagaaaaaaaatgaaggccaATTGTAAGCAGtgtcctggctgtcatgatagatgGAGAAGAGAGTACTTTGAAAGTCTTTACTTCTAAATTTGGAAATTGGAGCCGAGTCCAAGAGTAATACTTTGAAGTTACTTTTGGTCAAAAGCAGAgcaacatgtttttaaatttttactcatttttaattgCCAGGTGGGAGCAGAGTTGTACAGCCAGTGAATTaattatgagccaccatactATCTGTGCCCAAGTGAAGGATGACCAGTTTTAAAAAGACTGTGTGTTGATGTTAGCACAGTCATAGAGAGCCCATGGTCATACTGCAAATCCCTTAAAGCAAGCGTTCTCAAGCATGCAGAAAAGTCAACTGATAATGCTGCTTGAAGGGCAGGCTCTTTGGCCTCGGGGCTAAAATTTCTGATTCAGTATACCTGGTATGAGGAGCCCGGGGCAAGCATTTTTAATAAGTATCCCAGGTTGCTTTGATGTGGGatgtgggctacacagtgaacaGGCAAAGGCTACCTCTCTATGAATGGAAAGTGAGCCTGTCAATATATTTATAGTAATGTAAGGTATTGGGGGGCCAAGGAATGAAGTGTGAGGATGATTTTGCTTGCCTTTGTAATACAGGTGAACAAAAAAGACACTCTGATAAAGCAATTGTTttttggtgctgaggactgaagctTCACTCATGCTGAACACACATTCTAGCCTTGAAATAAGCCCCGTTCTCTTTGATAAAGTAACTTTTGAAAGAATAttctaaagatattttttaaagacagtgtcacAGTAGCTAAGGCTTGGAATATCACCttgtagcataggctggcctttaactcctgattctcctaatcctactgagtgctgggattgtaggtgatAAAACCAGGGCTTCAGGCGAGTCAGGCCAACACTCTACTTGGTGTGTACTGAGCTACATCATCTGGCCTAAAAATTCTTTTAGCTGTAGAAAATTTCAAAACTACAAAACAGAGAGGTGTATAGTAAGCTCCCCTCTACCTTCCTTGGCTTTgatgcttggtgtgtgtgtgtgtgtgtgtgtgtgtgtgtgtgtgtgtgtgtgtgtgtgtgtgtgtggtgtgtgtggtgtgtgtgtggtgtgtgtgtgttcaagcatgcacatacatatgtgtatgtgacatGCATATGTTTGGTTGAAGTCTTTTAGAGCAAATCTAAAACATCAAAACCTTTtgcccggggctggagagatggttcaggcaggttaggagcactggctgcttttcaagAGGACTCAGGTCTGACTCCCAgtatcacatggtggctcacaactgtctgtgactccagttccaggggatccaatgccctcttctagccttctgGCACAGATGCAAAGTCGGGCAAAACAACCGtacacataagaaaataaaagcatctcACTGGCAAAATATAAGGACCTTCTCTGGCAGGAGATGCTGATCCTGGCTTGCCTTACACATTTCCTGTCCCAAGCCAGGAAGCAGGCATTTTTCTAGAAGATCTGGATCTCTTAGAAGGGAGCAGTGTTTAGAGACTGCAGTTGGGAGCTAAGGGTGGGCCACTGGTTGGGGTTGCCATCTCTTCCAGATCTTCTGTACCTCTGCAATGTTACATAAAAAATTTCTGTTTCTAATGGCATATATTATCATTtatgaagagggtgtcagaataACCAATGGTGAGCTTTTAATATAATTTACGATTGCTTTATGATCCagtgtattcatatatgtatgccATATAATGTATTGGCTATATTCACATTGACATAAGTTCACCTGAAATAATTTTCCCTTATTGTTAAGTAGCCTAACAATTTTGTGTGGAGTCAggtttgttcttctttttctgcAACTCCTTTTTCCTAGTCGACTTCATTTATTAACTATAGCGGCATTCATATGCCTCCAAAGTAAAAGCTATTTGAAActatacaaaatatttagaaacgtCTAGTCTCTACCCATCTCTTTGGTCCTTTTACCTTCCCCTAACAATTCTTGTTGGTCTTTGGTTCATCTTtgtatcatttctttaaaaatataagcagATTGTGCATGAATATGTGattatattttcccttttcttatgtGGAGTGTGAATATGCTGTTGTAGAAATGTATCAATATAACCTTTCTTTTAGTGTGTTTAAACATCTTTCATATGTTtaaagatgctttcatttttctctatgcATTCTATTTATGTGCTTTATTGGTCATATGATGTTTGACCATGATTTGCATAGGAACCCACAcacttcttatattttaaatcatctttaGATGACGTTTAATATTTAATGCAATGTGAactgtaacaagtctttctctgtccagccagctcccaaataatgacatggcgACTTCTTGTTAATCATGAAAtctcggcctatagcttaggcttgttcctaattaACTTATAACTtaacttataacttaaattaacgcatttatattaatctacgtgCTGTCACGTGGTTgtttcctctcctcctgcatggcctgcttgctctgcatctcctggtgtctttgcctttcttcttcccagagtcctttttgtttctggaagtcctgcctaaccccttcctgcctaggtattggccattcagctctttattaaaccaatcagaaggcaccttggcagagacacatcttcatagtataaacaaatattccctAACAGTGAATACTATGTAAATAGTTCGAATTCTATATTTCTTAAGGAAATGATCAAAAAAATTCACATGTACATGTTCAGTACAGGCACAATATAGTCCATCCATGGTTGGTATGCACAAATCAAAGTCTGGGAAGGCCAATGATATTTATTACATGTATCCCGAGCACAAGATAGGACAGCCTTGGAGGGCAATAGCGTGACAGAGGCTAGGGTGGTAGTTCTGCTCTGTGTATGACATAGAAACCCATTTTTCTCATAGTACTTGATGGCTTTGCTGGTTTCTGCTTTTATCATCTGGATAATCTCTTTCAGTATCCTGACCTATGTGGTAGTTTTGTTGCCTAACTTTTGGGCCAATTCACAATTCATTTTTGATCTATGAATGGGAGAAAGTGGGTTGTGCttgtcttcttgttgttgttgttggttttttttaagtaatagttttttttattaattcttctagaattttatacatgtatatgatacaatttaatcatattcatcccccactcctccccacccacccggATCCACACCTATACCCTTCCtgctttgtgtcctctttttaaaattttgttttgttttttgagacagggtttctctgtgtagccctagctgtcctggatctcgatctgtagaccaggctggcctcaaactcagagagatccgcctgtctctgcctcccaagtgctgggattaaaggcgtttgctaccactgcccagcccttaaattttttttagtgagtactgtatttacatcatctcCACCCTTTCCTCCAAATCCTCTAGTGACCTCCTCTActtgctctcaaattcatgacttcttctcCTTTACtgttatgtatataaatacaacctgctaagtccatggatttgtttttcagaattttatcttaaaatacttttaaaatctttagAATTGCCTTGGTTTCCTAATAAAGTAAATAGTAGAAAGAGGAGTTCCATTTGTTATATGCGTAATTCTAAGGAAGTATAGTCTCAATATTGTTACattcataaaaattatacatatattcatatatgtatacataaaaatgtatacatatatacatatatatatagttagaGAATTCAGTTCTTTAAAAAGCTGTGGGCATGAATGAGGAAATACAGTTATCTTAGCACACATTGTTTGgatgaaggaaaggagaaagaaatgataaaatcataatctcaagaaataaaaaagaattaaaaataaaattttaaaattgctaaaaataaaaaataagttaatgaaCCTCAGAACAATGTGAAAAAACTTACAACACTATGGAAAATAATGTCAGATTTCCTTTAGCAGAGGGACCTGAACAAACTAATTAGGTCACAATGGCACAGAAGAAAATAGACATAGATTTGACATAAGCTGCTATGgtaatttaaatcatttatttctaaTGTTATTAAATGGATTCAGATCCTCGCCTTgtaccaacttgacacaaaatgaAAGTCTATGCAACTCTTCATAAtacctttcttgtttttctaaacaaagacaatttttttacTTAGTTGTTCACACCCTAGAAGTGTTTATATCAGAagctgtttttaaaactttttgtttttcgagacagaatttctctgtgtagctttagagcctgttctggaacccactttgtagatcaggctgacctcgaactcacagagatctgcctgcctttgcctcccaagtgctgggattaaaggcatgcactaccactgcccagcttgttttcaAAACTTTTGCTAAATCTTGTGCTGGGCAGGGACACAGCTCAATGCTAGAGAATGTACTTCACATGGGAGAGGCCATGGGTGTGATCTCAGTGCTGAGTAGAAAAATCCTGTGGCTACTTTGATTCTGATGGGGacttcaaaaaagaaacacacacacacacacacacacacacacacacacacacacacacacacacacatatctgaaaCCTATATGCATTGATTTTCACCCATATCTCCATGGTGTTCTGGAGTAACATCTTGAAGTTACAACAAAGTTTGGAATGAAATGGGAAAGGGTCACTTTTGCCTTTGTCTGATGAACTCTTGGTAGAAAAAGGAGTTGGAGCAGGAATAAGTTATGGTCTCTGCTGTTtctttgctgctgtgggatgttctgtatgtcctgtgggagcccttcttgggttctttgtggcattacccagcaggtccgtatagaggatgattaggaccatgggcctgagtgcaggtgtttgagatggtctgcacttggctgtgctgggggatggtctgtatgtcaagttgctctgattggtcaataaataaaacctgatcggctgtggctaggcaggaaagataggcgggactaacagagaggagaaataaaaggacagaaaggcagaaggagacgctgcagccgccgccatgaccagcagcatgtgaagacgccagtaagccaccagccacatgacaaggtatagatgtatggaaatggatcaatttaagataaaagcacagttatcaagataaggacagttagcaggaagcctgccacggccatgcagtttgtaagcaaaataagtctctgtgtttacttggttgggtctgagtggctgtgggactggcgggtgacaaagatttgtcctgactgtgggcaaggtggaaaactctagcaacactttgcttttttttttttttttttatttctcgagacagggtttctctgtgtagctttgtacctttcctggaactcacttggtagcccaggttggcctcgaactcacagagatccacctgcctctgcctcacaaatgctgggattaaaggcgtgtgccaccaccgcctagctgcttttttttttttttaatgatccagTCAAGCAATATTTTCTCACAGCTTTATGTAAATATCATTCTGCTTTCCAGGCACTTCCAGGGGCTCATACCCGCTCACTCATTCCATGAACCCTCAAGTGTACCCTCGACATTACCATGGCTGCTacggagacatcatgaccatagaGACTTTTGGGGCCCCCTGTGACATAAACAATCTGATGAACTGTGGTAAGTACAAAATAGAGCAGGGTCTTGCCCACCATCCCCATGATCATTTTGCAGAGTTTTTCTTAGGAGGTAACTAGTTTTGAAAAGGAGCCAACGCTACAGTAACAATCATGAACCaaaattaaaagttaagaaaaataagctgggtatggtggtgcacactttaatcccgACTCTCCCGAGGCAGAAGAAAATGGATCTGAGGCTATACTCTATATTTCGAGTTCTAGGCCAAGcagggagatcctgtcttaaaaagaaaaacagaaagttaaaaaaaaaaaacaaaccacaaaaccaaaaacaaaacaaaagaaaaaaaagacgcCCTAGTCAACCTAATAAAccacttcatttttctctccctgATTCGTTTCAAACTGTGTCCAGGTGTGTTGATTTCCACATAACGAAACCGTTCCTTTTAAAAAAGGTTCAATTCTGGCTTTGTTCTGCTTGGTTTATGCTGTAGCATGCGTACTCTGAGTAAGCAGTCTCTTGGTCTCCACACTTCTCTCCTTTGCTATCCCATTCCAAAATCTTCCTCATGCAAGGTCACATATAAGCCCATGTTCTTAATGTACGGACCAGAGGCTCAGCAAGGAGTCGCATCCTCTGGCACAGAACTAGACAGTTGCAGAGCCATGGACTCCTAGTCTTCTGATGCACCAtcctggcaggaggcagagggagaagctgGTGCAGCGGCTACAGCAGGAGTTGGTGGACCTGCCTGGGTTTCTGCAGTTAGAGGTCTGAAGGCCGTCTTAGAACAATTGTCCTGAGCTGCTGGTGTGGTCAGAAGCTGAGGCTAAATTGGTTAACTCTGAGAACCTGTTCTTTCCTGGAGTAGAGGAAATGGTTTCTTTTCTATCAACATAGGGATCCACGGTTCGGAAATGTTTGCCGAGATGGATTTGAAAGCCATAAAGCCTTACCGTATCCTCATCAAAGAAGTGGGACAGAGATACTGCATCGACCCAGCGATCATCGCAGCCATCATCTCCAGAGAAAGCCATGGTGGAGTTGTCCTGCAAAATGGCTGGGATCATAGAGGACAAAGATTTGGCTTGATGCAGGTACATAGCCAGAGACTTTCCATCAACCTAACTTTACCTCTCCTCGCAGAAGCTCAGCCCAAACTCAAAGTCCATTCCAGGACCGGAACACCCAAGTGTCTGGGCATAGGGGCTTCAGGAGATTTTGCTCTGTGACATATCTGTGGTGTTTCATTCAAATTTTAGCAGTCATTGGGcattactttaaaatgtttccttatgTCATGACTACAATGTATCAACTATACCATATCTATAGCTACTATAAACAACATGAACTATACTTCAATTAGGAAAATTTTATAAAGGTTACTATTAAcctttacaaaataataaaataataattaataataataataatttgtccTGTTGGGGCTCCTGAAGTAGTAAAATTCATGAACACAAATTGAAAAACTATAATTAAGCCCTGATTTAACTACCCTTGTTCCTTTGGATTAACTGGAGCCTAACTATTTAGATGCTTGTTTCAGGccttttatttgttggttttgagGCAGCATTTCACTCTGTAACTCTGGCCAACCTGAAACTTGCTtcgtagcccatgctggcctggaactggtggtggtcctcctgcctctgcctctttagtgctgggGTTATCTGTATCACCAAGCCTGgctatatatttgtttatattttatttgaattagtTGCATAGTGATTTTCATCGTGAACGTCTAGAGGTTGGATATTATTTGTCTTGAAACATTTTTTCCTTCtcaccctcttccttcttcctctttttgccTATCAGAAAGCACCTAGTGAGTGTCTCCCAAACTGGTCTTTCTCTGACTCTCTAGTCCTTGAAAGACAAGACATTAGAATATAGATTTTTGTGGATCAAAGGAAAGATGCTGAAGCCAGTGTTTGAACTTAAATACAAAGGGAG
This DNA window, taken from Peromyscus maniculatus bairdii isolate BWxNUB_F1_BW_parent chromosome 21, HU_Pman_BW_mat_3.1, whole genome shotgun sequence, encodes the following:
- the Lyg2 gene encoding lysozyme g-like protein 2; this translates as MVPSAVFWGLVALIGTSRGSYPLTHSMNPQVYPRHYHGCYGDIMTIETFGAPCDINNLMNCGIHGSEMFAEMDLKAIKPYRILIKEVGQRYCIDPAIIAAIISRESHGGVVLQNGWDHRGQRFGLMQLDKAHHPIGTWDSKEHLLQSVGILTEKIKAIQRKFPTWNPVQHLKGGLTAFKSGMGTIVTPEDIEVDLVDDVIARAKFYKRHGF